The following are from one region of the Ochotona princeps isolate mOchPri1 chromosome 4, mOchPri1.hap1, whole genome shotgun sequence genome:
- the LOC101526479 gene encoding large ribosomal subunit protein eL37-like: MMKGASSFRKCHNKTHTLCLRCGSKAYHLQKSTCGKCGYPAKHKQKHNWSAKAKRRNSTGTGRMRHLKIVYCTFRHGLCEGTMPKPNRAAVAASVHLEKNSNN; this comes from the coding sequence ATGATGAAGGGAGCGTCATCGTTCAGGAAATGTCACAACAAGACACACACGCTGTGCCTCCGCTGTGGCTCCAAGGCCTACCACCTGCAGAAGTCCACCTGTGGCAAGTGCGGCTACCCTGCCAAGCACAAGCAGAAGCATAATTGGAGTGCTAAGGCTAAAAGACGCAACAGCACGGGGACAGGCCGGATGAGGCACCTCAAGATCGTGTACTGCACGTTCAGACATGGACTCTGTGAAGGTACAATGCCTAAACCCAACAGGGCAGCTGTTGCCGCATCAGTTCATCTTGAGAAGAATTCCAACAATTAG